The genomic DNA CGTTTTGTTTTCCGCTGACGGTGCGGCTGGGCGCGCAGCTCGGCGTGCCGGAGGTCTACACGGCCTCGGCGCTCGGGGCGCTGCTCACCTTCGCGCTCGCGGCCTACCTCGTGCGCTGGCAGGTGGGTCGCCACGCGGTCACGCTGGAGCGGCTGGCGCGGGCGCGGGCGCAGGTCGCCGCGGAGCCGGACAATCCCCGGGCGTATTTTGTGCAGGGAGAACACCTCGGCATGGTCCTCTTGCGGCTCGACCGGCGGCGGGAGGCGGCGGAGGTCATCGACCGGTACGCGCGGCTCGGGGGTGCGCGGGAGGGGGAGATCGTGGCCCTAAGAGAAGCCTTGTCGAACGCGGAGCGGCGCCAGCGCCGCGCGCAGGGGAGCGAAGTATGAGGGCGTACAAGGGCATCGTGGAGGACGGCGTGGTGGTCCTCATCGGAACGAGGTTGCCGGAGGGCACGGTCGTCACCGTCACCGTCGGCGAGGCCGAGCTGTTGCGGGCGCGCATCACCAGCGCCCTCAAGCGTCCCCGCAAGGTGCGTGTGCGCCTCAAGCCGACCCCGGGGCTGGTCGCCGAGGCGGCGCTCGCGGGCGGGGTGAACGATACGGGGAATGATTAGGAGCCCTGGGCACAGGAGGCTGGCGGCTCCCGGCGGCCCCCCGTGACCCCCGACTCGCCTCCTTCCCACCTCTGGCTCGTGCCGACCCCGGTGGGCAACCTCGGCGACATCACCTTCCGGGCGGTGGACGTCCTGCGCGGCGCGGACGCCGTGGCGTGCGAGGACACCCGGCGCACGGGCGCGCTCCTCACACACCTGGGGATCAGCCGTCCCCTCGTGCGGCTCGACGCCCACACCATGCACCGCGCTCCCGCCGTGCTGGAGGAGCATCCCCGCCTCGCCTACGTCACCGACGCGGGCACGCCGGGCATCAGCGACCCGGGCGCCGAACTCGTGCGGGCGGCGGTCGCGGCGGGCGTCCCGGTCGAGGTGCTGCCCGGCCCCACCGCCTTCGTGCCCGCGCTGGTGCTGTCGGGCCTGCCGAATGCGCGTTTTACCTTCGAGGGCTTCTTGCCCCGTTCCGGTCGGGAGCGCCGTGAACGCCTCGCCGCCGTCGCCGCCCGGCCCGAGACGACCGTCCTGTACGAGAGCCCGCACCGCCTCGCCGACACGCTGGGGGACCTCGCGGGCGCGTGCGGCCCCGAGCGGCAGGCGAGCGTGACCCGTGAACTCTCCAAGCGCTTCGAGGAGACGGCGCGCGGGACTCTCTCCGACCTCGCCGCCCACTTCGCGGGAGAGGTGCGCGGCGAGATCGTGGTCGTCGTGGCGGGGCGCCCGGCGGGGGAGACCCTTCCCGGCGAGGAGACGCCCGACCACGCGGCCCTCGCCCAGACCTGGGCCGCCGAGGGCCGGAGTGCGCGCGACATCCGGGAATTGCTCATCGCCCGGGGTTTGCGTAAGAATGACGCTTACGCCCTGGCCCTGCGGGTGACGCAGGAAGTCTGACGCCCCTCTCCGCCCAGGCCCAGCCCAAGGAGCCTTCCGTGACCGAACTGCATGAACTCCCGACCGACCACCCCAACCCCGCAGGCGTCCGCCGGATCGCCGTCCTGACGAGCGGGGGAGACGCGCCCGGCATGAACGCGGCGATCCGCGCCGTCGTGCGCACCGCCACCCACCACGGCGTCGAGGTCGTGGGGGTGCGGCGCGGATTTTCGGGGCTGCACCAGGGGGACATGGCCGTGATCGGCCCCAGGGACGTGGCGAACACCATCCAGCGCGGCGGCACGATCCTCCTGACCGCCCGCTCGCGCACCTGGCGCAGCCCCGAGGGCCGGGCGAAGGGCGCGAAGAACCTGCGCGACTGGGGGGTGGACGGCCTCGTCGTGATCGGCGGCGACGGCTCCTTCCACGGCGGGCACTACCTTCAGGAGGAGCACGGCATCCCGGTGATCGGCGTGCCCGGCACCATCGACAACGACCTGTACGGCACCGACCACACCATCGGGTACTTCACGGCGGTCGAGACGGCCCTCGACGCGGTGGACAAGCTGCGCGACACGGGCGCCTCGCACGAGCGCATCTTCGTGATCGAGGTGATGGGTCGCCACGCCGGGCACATCGCCCTGGAGGTCGCCGTCGCCGGGGGCGCCGAGGAGGTCTTCATCCCGGAAGACGAGAAGCCCGTGGACGGCGTGGTCGAGATCGTCAAGGCGAGCGTCGCCAAGGGCAAGGCGAGCTCGATCATCATCGTCGCGGAAGGGTACCCGGGCGGGGCGCAGGGGGTGGGAAACGCCATCCAGGCCGGAACGGGGCTGGAGACCCGCGTCAGCATCCTGGGCCACATCCAGCGCGGCGGCACTCCCGTCAGCAGCGACCGGGTGCTCGCCAGCCGCCTCGGGGAAGCCGCCGTCCACGCCCTGATGGACGGCAGAAAGGGCGTGATGGTGGGCCGTCAGGGCGGCGCGGCCACCTACACGCCCCTCCACGAGACCTGGGAGAAGCGCAAGGACGTGAGCCGCGACCTCTACCGCTGCGCGATGACGCTGAGCATCTGAAGGCAGGGACCAAACCCGTCACGCCCTGACGCCTTCACCGCCTACGCTCGGGGGAGGAGGCCAGGCCATGACCCTCGAATTCAGCGGTGAACTCTGGCACTGGGCGGGGCCCGCCCCCTGGTACTTCATCGCCGTCCCGGGGGAGGAGTGCGGCGCCCTGCGAGCGGCCTCAAGGTTCGTGACCTACGGCTGGGGAATGATTCCCGTCCAGGTCCGCATCGGCGAAACCGAGTACAAAACGTCCCTCTTTCCCAAGGAGGGCCGCTACCTCGTGCCCGTCAAGGCGAGTGTTCGCCGGGCCGAAAGCCTGAAAGAGGGCGCCGAGGTGCGGGTGCGCCTCCGGGTCGGGGTCTGACCTCCACAAAAGAGGAGGGGGCCGCAGGCATCCCGCCCCGGCCCCCTTCTCGCCTTTCCCTCAGCCCTCGCTCAGTCCCGCCCGACGTTGCGCAGGAAGGCCGGGATGTCGTAGTCCTTGGGATCGTAGCTGCTCGCCGCCTGACCGCGCACGGGCCGCACGATGGTGTCGATGCTCGTGCCGCGCCCCATCCCGGCCCCCGTGCCCAGGCCCAGCCCCGCGGGGAAGGGCGCCTCGTTGAAGCCGGTGGCGATCACGGTCACGCGCACCTCGTCCCCCGCCGCCTCGTCGGGCGTGATGCCGAAGAGGATGTCGGGGTCCTCGAAGCCGGTCGCCTGCCGGATCTTCTCGACGATCTCGTTGGCGTCCGTCATGCTCAGGTCGTAGCCGCCCGTCACGTTCACCAGGATGCGGCGCGCTCCCTCGATGCCGCGCTCCAAGAGAGGCGAGTGGATCGCGCTCATCGCGGCCTCCTCGGAGACCTTCTCCCCGCGCCCCGCGCCGATGCCCATCAGGACCGTGCCCGAGTTGGCGAGGAGGTTACGCACGTCGGCGAAGTCGAGGTTGATCATCCCCTCGACGTTGATCACGTCGCTGATGCCCTTGACCCCGTAGTACAGCACCCGGTCGGCGATCAGGAAGGCTTCCCGGAAAGACACCTTCTTGTCCACGGCGGTGAGCAATTTTTCGTTGTTCACCACGATCATGCCGTCCACCCGCTCCGAGAGCTTGCCGATGCCGTCTTCCGCCACCCGCAGCCGCTTGGGCCCCTCGAACTTGAAGGGGCGGGTCACGATGGCGACGGTCAGGATGCCCATCTCGCGGGCGATCTCGGCGACGACGGGGGCGCTGCCCGTGCCGGTGCCGCCGCCCATGCCCGCCGTGATGAAGAGCATGTCGGTGCCGTCGAGGTACTCCTTGATGCGCTCGCGGTCCTCGATGGCGGCCTTCTCGCCGACGTCGGGGTCGGCGCCCGCTCCCAGGCCGCGCGTGAGGCGGTCGCCGAGCTGGATGCGCACCTCCGCGTGGCTCTTGGCGAGCACCTGCGCGTCGGTATTGCCCGCGATGAACTCGACGCCCTCGAGTCCCGATTCGATCATGCGGTTCACGGCGTTGTTGCCCGCCCCGCCCAAGCCAATCACCCGAATTCTGGCCGCTTGCATCATGTCTCCTTAGCTGCGGCCTCCGCTCTCGGGCGGGCCGCTTTCACGCGGAGTAGTGTAACGCAGCCCCGCCCCCCCTGCCCGCCGCCAGGCATGGCCGGGGCAGGCGGGGACCGGACGGCGCGCCCCTGGGGACTGGGCGCGCCGCGCGTCACATCCAGTCTTTGAAGACGTTGCGCAGCCGGTCCATCAGGCCCGCGCCCTCCTTGGGCTTGGCCTTCTCGGCCTTCTCCTTCTTGGGCGGCGCCGGGGTGATCACCGTCGTGGAGACCACCTCGCCCCCGCCCTTCGCGGCGCTCGGCGGGGTGGGAGGCGTGGGCGCCGCCTGCTTGGGCTCCTCCTGGAAGACGGAGGTCGGCACCTTGCCGTCCTGCCCGATCCCGTACAGCACCAACCCGACCCCCGCCGAGTGCGCCGGGCCGCTCACGATGTCGGTCAGTCCGCCGATGCCGCGCGGGCGTCCGAGCCGCACGGGCAGCCGGAAGCGGTCGCGGGCGAGTTCGGTCGTGCCCCGCAGCAGGCTCGCCCCGCCCGTGAGCACCACCCCCTGCGCCACGAGTTCCACCGGTCCGAGCGCTTGGTCGATCTCGTCGCGGACCATGCCGAAAATCTCGGCGAGGCGCGGCTTGATGATCCTCGACAGCTCAAAGGCGCTGATCGCGTGGGTGCCCCCCGTGGAGGTGGTGATCTCCAGCGTCAGGTCGGGGTCGGCGAGTTCGGGGATGGCGGCCCCGTACTTGCGCTTGACGTTCTCGGCCTCCTCGGTGGGCAGCTTGAGGATCTGCGCGAGGTCGGCGGTCACGTGCTCGCCCCCGATGGGGATACACGACGAGTGGGCGAGGTTGCCCCGCTTGAAGACGCTCACGTCGGTCGTGCCGCCGCCGAGGTCGATCACGATGACCGTGTTCGCCTGCTCGGCGGCCTCCAGGGTGGCGAGGCCCGAGGCGAGGGCCTGAAGGACGAAGCCCTCGACCCGGACCCCCGCCTCCTGCACGCAGCGCCGCAGGTTCAGGAGCGGCCCGGCGGTCCCGGCGACGATGTGCACGTCCACCTCCAGCCGCACGCCGTGCATCCCGACCGGGCTCTTGATGCCCTCCTGGCCGTCCACGACGTACTCCTGCGGCAGGGTGTGCAGGATTTCGAGGTTGGGGTCGAGCGGCACCGCGCGGGCGTTCTCGATGGCGCGGTCCACGTCGGCCTGGGTGATCTCCTGGTTGCGGCGGATGGCGGCGAGGCCGTGGCTGGTGATCGCCTTGGCGTGGTTCCCGGCGACGGAGACGAAGACGCTCCCCACCCGCACGCCGCTGACCCGCTCGGCGATCTGCACCGACTGGCGGATGGCGTGGGTGGCCCGCTCGAGGTTGACGACCGCGCCGCGCTTCATGCCCTCGCTCGCGACCGTCCCCTCGCCGATGATGTCCACGGTCCCGTTCGGGGCGACCTCGCCGATGACTGTGGTGATTTTGGTGGTGCCGATGTCCAGCCCCACGATGATCGGGTTGTCCTTCATTTCTGGACGCTCACCCCCCAGGGATAGATGTGGATTCGCTTGCCGGGAAACTGGGTCAGGGCCCCGGCGTAGTTGAGCAGAGTGTCGAGGTCGCCGCTCCACACCGTTCCGCCCGCGGTTTTGGCCGTGACGCCGGACGGCGTGTATGCAACCGACTGAACATTGTAACGCCCAAGTGACCGGGCGACGAACAGGGCGTCCTCCAGCCGGTCGGGCCCCCACCCCCCCAGCAGGGGAAGCCGCGCGACGTTCCCGGCCCCGGGCAGCACCGTCCCGTCCTCGGCCACCGCCAAGACCTCCCCGTCCGGCCTGCGCCAGCGGGCGAAGGGCACGCGCTCGGTGACCGAAATCGCCACGGTGTCCGGGAAGCGCCGGGTGACCTGCGCCGATTGCACCCAGGGACTCTCCTCCAGGCCCCGCGCCCGCCACGCCCCGTAGTACGCCCAGGAGAAGCCGGGCGTCAGACCCGCGAGGTCCCGCACCCGGGCCTCGCTCAGCCGCGCGTGGCCGCTGACCGTCACCGTGCGGACGGGGAGGCCGAACCACAGCCCGACGAGGGCGCCCACCACCAGCACGAGGGCGAGGCTGGCCCACAGCCGTCGGCGGCGCCGGGCCCGCTCGCGCGTCCCGAAGGCGGAGGCGGCCTCTGCGGCGGCGGGCGGAGCGGCGGGTTCCGGCGCGGGGCCTGGGGACACCCGGCGGTTGAGGGGGCGGGGTTCGGAGTCGATCACGGTCCTATCCTGCCACCGCCCGGGTCCCGTGGTGCCCGGGTGGCCGGGTTCACCCCCGCTCCGGCCACAGTTCGTACTCCAGTTCCAGCGCCGCGTCCACCCGCTCGCGGATGACGCCCAGCAGCGCGTGGACGTCGGCGCTGCTCGCTCCCCCCAGGTTCACGATGAAATTGGCGTGTTCGGGCGCGATCATCGCGTTGCCGATCCGCTCTCCCTTGAGCCCCGCCTCGTCGATGAGCTTGCCCGCCGAAACGCCGCCCGGATTCTTGAAGGCGCAGCCCGGCGTTCTCATCTTGGGCTGGCCCTTGCGCGCGGAGTCGGCGAACTCCATCTTCGCCAGCACCTCGTCCGGTGTGCTCCGGCGCAGCCTCAGGCGCACCCGCGTCACGATGTGATTTCTCGGAATGCCGCTCGCCCGGTAGCCCCAGTCGAGGTCGTCGGGGGTGACCCGCCGCGTGCCCCCCGGCGTCACGATCTCCAGCGTGTGCAGCCCGTCGAAGGTCTCGCCGTAGCGGGTGCCCGCGTTCATCCACACGGCGCCGCCGACCTGTGCCGGGATGCCGACGGTGCCCTCCAGGTTGGAAAGGCCGAGTTTCTGGAGTTTGCGGATCAGGCCGGGCAGGGGGACACCGCCGCCGACCCAGCCCGTGACGACGGTTTCCCCCTTGCTCAACTCGGGGTCGGGCGTCAGGTCACTCTCGGCGAAGGGACCCGTCAGGCGGATGACCCGCTCGGGTACGCCCTCGTCCGCGACCACGAGGTTGCTGCCGCCACCCAGGATGCGGTAGGGGGCCTCCATCGCCTCGGCGAGTTGGGCGTGATCCGAGACGAACCACACCTCGGCCTCGCCGCCCACCCCCAGGGTCGTGAAGCGCGCGAGGGGCAACCTCTCGACGCGGGCGCCCGTGCGGCTGGGCCGGGTGAGCGTCACGCCCCCACCCCCGCGAGTTCGCGCGAGAGCTTCCACACGTCCCCGGCGCCCATCGTCACGATGATGTCGCCGCCCGAGGCCGTCTCACGCAGGTAGCGCACGACCTCGGCCCGGTCGGGGAGGTAGCGCACGCCCCCGTGCCCGCCCCGCGCCATCCGCTCGCTGACGAGGGTGGCGTGGATGCCGGGGATGGGGGATTCGGACGCCGCCGCGATGTCGAGGATGAGCACCTCGTCGGCGTCCATCAGCGCGTCGGCGAGGCGGGGCCACGACTGCTGGGTGCGCAGGTAGCGGTGGGGCTGGAAGACCACCCGCACCCGCCGCCCGGTCTGCCTTGCGGCCTGCACCGCCGCCGCGACCTTGGTGGCGTTGTGGGCGTAGTCGTCGATCACCAGCGCCCCGTTGAGCTGCCCGATCCGCTGCCAGCGCCGCCCCGGGCCCCGGAAGGCCGCGAGCGCCGCCGCCGCCTTGCCGAAGTCGCCCCCGTACAGGTGGGTGACGCTCAAGGCGGCGAGGGCGTTGAGGACGTTGTGCGTGCCGGGCAGCGATACCCGGCCCTCACCCAGCACCTCGCCTCTGTGCTCCACGGTGAAGGTCGTCCCCTCCGGGTCGGGTCGGAGATTCACGGCCCGGTAGTCCGCGCCCTCTGCCTGCCCGTAGCTCAGCCGCTCGCCTGCCCCGGCGCACAGCCCCTCCAGCCCCGGCCAGTCGGCGCAGGAGAGCACCCGCCGCGCGTGCCCCACGAAGTGGGCGAAGGCGGCGTGCTGCTCCTCGACCGTCTCCCAGTAGGTCGCCTGGTTGCCGCCCACGTGGTCGTCCTCGGCGTTGGTGAAGACGGCGGTCTCGCAGGCGAGGTCCCCGAACGAGCGGTCGGACTCGTCCACCTCGGCGACGAAGGGCCCGGCACCCACGCGCGCGTTGCTGCCGAACTCGGGCACGATGCCGCCCACGAAGGCCGCCGGGTCGAG from Deinococcus planocerae includes the following:
- the rsmI gene encoding 16S rRNA (cytidine(1402)-2'-O)-methyltransferase; this translates as MTPDSPPSHLWLVPTPVGNLGDITFRAVDVLRGADAVACEDTRRTGALLTHLGISRPLVRLDAHTMHRAPAVLEEHPRLAYVTDAGTPGISDPGAELVRAAVAAGVPVEVLPGPTAFVPALVLSGLPNARFTFEGFLPRSGRERRERLAAVAARPETTVLYESPHRLADTLGDLAGACGPERQASVTRELSKRFEETARGTLSDLAAHFAGEVRGEIVVVVAGRPAGETLPGEETPDHAALAQTWAAEGRSARDIRELLIARGLRKNDAYALALRVTQEV
- the pfkA gene encoding 6-phosphofructokinase — translated: MTELHELPTDHPNPAGVRRIAVLTSGGDAPGMNAAIRAVVRTATHHGVEVVGVRRGFSGLHQGDMAVIGPRDVANTIQRGGTILLTARSRTWRSPEGRAKGAKNLRDWGVDGLVVIGGDGSFHGGHYLQEEHGIPVIGVPGTIDNDLYGTDHTIGYFTAVETALDAVDKLRDTGASHERIFVIEVMGRHAGHIALEVAVAGGAEEVFIPEDEKPVDGVVEIVKASVAKGKASSIIIVAEGYPGGAQGVGNAIQAGTGLETRVSILGHIQRGGTPVSSDRVLASRLGEAAVHALMDGRKGVMVGRQGGAATYTPLHETWEKRKDVSRDLYRCAMTLSI
- a CDS encoding DUF1905 domain-containing protein, with the translated sequence MTLEFSGELWHWAGPAPWYFIAVPGEECGALRAASRFVTYGWGMIPVQVRIGETEYKTSLFPKEGRYLVPVKASVRRAESLKEGAEVRVRLRVGV
- the ftsZ gene encoding cell division protein FtsZ, whose translation is MQAARIRVIGLGGAGNNAVNRMIESGLEGVEFIAGNTDAQVLAKSHAEVRIQLGDRLTRGLGAGADPDVGEKAAIEDRERIKEYLDGTDMLFITAGMGGGTGTGSAPVVAEIAREMGILTVAIVTRPFKFEGPKRLRVAEDGIGKLSERVDGMIVVNNEKLLTAVDKKVSFREAFLIADRVLYYGVKGISDVINVEGMINLDFADVRNLLANSGTVLMGIGAGRGEKVSEEAAMSAIHSPLLERGIEGARRILVNVTGGYDLSMTDANEIVEKIRQATGFEDPDILFGITPDEAAGDEVRVTVIATGFNEAPFPAGLGLGTGAGMGRGTSIDTIVRPVRGQAASSYDPKDYDIPAFLRNVGRD
- the ftsA gene encoding cell division protein FtsA codes for the protein MKDNPIIVGLDIGTTKITTVIGEVAPNGTVDIIGEGTVASEGMKRGAVVNLERATHAIRQSVQIAERVSGVRVGSVFVSVAGNHAKAITSHGLAAIRRNQEITQADVDRAIENARAVPLDPNLEILHTLPQEYVVDGQEGIKSPVGMHGVRLEVDVHIVAGTAGPLLNLRRCVQEAGVRVEGFVLQALASGLATLEAAEQANTVIVIDLGGGTTDVSVFKRGNLAHSSCIPIGGEHVTADLAQILKLPTEEAENVKRKYGAAIPELADPDLTLEITTSTGGTHAISAFELSRIIKPRLAEIFGMVRDEIDQALGPVELVAQGVVLTGGASLLRGTTELARDRFRLPVRLGRPRGIGGLTDIVSGPAHSAGVGLVLYGIGQDGKVPTSVFQEEPKQAAPTPPTPPSAAKGGGEVVSTTVITPAPPKKEKAEKAKPKEGAGLMDRLRNVFKDWM
- a CDS encoding cell division protein FtsQ/DivIB, with product MIDSEPRPLNRRVSPGPAPEPAAPPAAAEAASAFGTRERARRRRRLWASLALVLVVGALVGLWFGLPVRTVTVSGHARLSEARVRDLAGLTPGFSWAYYGAWRARGLEESPWVQSAQVTRRFPDTVAISVTERVPFARWRRPDGEVLAVAEDGTVLPGAGNVARLPLLGGWGPDRLEDALFVARSLGRYNVQSVAYTPSGVTAKTAGGTVWSGDLDTLLNYAGALTQFPGKRIHIYPWGVSVQK
- a CDS encoding UDP-N-acetylmuramate dehydrogenase, whose translation is MTLTRPSRTGARVERLPLARFTTLGVGGEAEVWFVSDHAQLAEAMEAPYRILGGGSNLVVADEGVPERVIRLTGPFAESDLTPDPELSKGETVVTGWVGGGVPLPGLIRKLQKLGLSNLEGTVGIPAQVGGAVWMNAGTRYGETFDGLHTLEIVTPGGTRRVTPDDLDWGYRASGIPRNHIVTRVRLRLRRSTPDEVLAKMEFADSARKGQPKMRTPGCAFKNPGGVSAGKLIDEAGLKGERIGNAMIAPEHANFIVNLGGASSADVHALLGVIRERVDAALELEYELWPERG
- the murC gene encoding UDP-N-acetylmuramate--L-alanine ligase, with product MGIGGIGVSAFARLLSARGVRVSGCDVASSELTEQLEREGIPVAVGHDAAHVGGVDVLIASEAVPKDHPELVAAREAGGEVRPRMSLLDELLRAGPSVGVVGTHGKTTTTSMIAVAMQGAGLDPAAFVGGIVPEFGSNARVGAGPFVAEVDESDRSFGDLACETAVFTNAEDDHVGGNQATYWETVEEQHAAFAHFVGHARRVLSCADWPGLEGLCAGAGERLSYGQAEGADYRAVNLRPDPEGTTFTVEHRGEVLGEGRVSLPGTHNVLNALAALSVTHLYGGDFGKAAAALAAFRGPGRRWQRIGQLNGALVIDDYAHNATKVAAAVQAARQTGRRVRVVFQPHRYLRTQQSWPRLADALMDADEVLILDIAAASESPIPGIHATLVSERMARGGHGGVRYLPDRAEVVRYLRETASGGDIIVTMGAGDVWKLSRELAGVGA